From one Oncorhynchus nerka isolate Pitt River unplaced genomic scaffold, Oner_Uvic_2.0 unplaced_scaffold_937, whole genome shotgun sequence genomic stretch:
- the LOC135570685 gene encoding keratin-associated protein 4-3-like codes for MSSAPCCKVKVGFLPCCKVKVGFLPCCKVKVGFLSCCKVKVGFLPCCKVKVGFLSCCKVKVSFLPCCKVKVGFLSCCKVKVGFLSCCKVKVGFLSCCKVKVGFLSCCKVKVGFLSCCKVKVGFLSCCKVKVGFLSCCKVKVGFLSCCKVKVGFLSCCKVKVGFLSCCKVKVGFLSCCKVKVGFLSCCKVKVLMKSLILPTLVVYLNQANQRHC; via the coding sequence ATGTCGTCTGCGCCCTGCTGCAAGGTGAAGGTCGGCTTCCTGCCCTGCTGCAAGGTGAAGGTGGGCTTCCTGCCCTGCTGCAAGGTGAAGGTGGGCTTCCTGTCCTGCTGCAAGGTGAAGGTCGGCTTCCTGCCCTGCTGCAAGGTGAAGGTGGGCTTCCTGTCCTGCTGCAAGGTGAAGGTCAGCTTCCTGCCCTGCTGCAAGGTGAAGGTCGGCTTCCTGTCCTGCTGCAAGGTGAAGGTGGGCTTCCTGTCCTGCTGCAAGGTGAAGGTGGGCTTCCTGTCCTGCTGCAAGGTGAAGGTGGGCTTCCTGTCCTGCTGCAAGGTGAAGGTCGGCTTCCTGTCCTGCTGCAAGGTGAAGGTGGGCTTCCTGTCCTGCTGCAAGGTGAAGGTGGGCTTCCTGTCCTGCTGCAAGGTGAAGGTGGGCTTCCTGTCCTGCTGCAAGGTGAAGGTGGGCTTCCTGTCCTGCTGCAAGGTGAAGGTGGGCTTCCTGTCCTGCTGTAAGGTGAAGGTGGGCTTCCTGTCCTGCTGCAAGGTGAAGGTGGGCTTCCTGTCCTGCTGCAAGGTGAAGGTCTTAATGAAAAGCCTCATCTTACCTACGTTGGTGGTGTATTTAAACCAGGCAAATCAAAGACACTGTTAA